The proteins below are encoded in one region of Flammeovirga kamogawensis:
- a CDS encoding CatB-related O-acetyltransferase yields the protein MNGPNPLTKFPLAQYDRLCFLKNIIKNPNIIVGDYTYYDDFDSVENFEKNVKYHFDFIDDKLIIGKFCMIASDVKFIMNGANHLTDAVSTYPFGIFGNGWEKAMEGRKYPSKGNIEIGNDVWIGYNATIMAGVKVGDGAIIATNSTVVKNVPPYAIVGGNPAKIIKMRFPDDHILKLLNVKWWNWDIDKITKNLHLLTAQKIDELL from the coding sequence ATGAATGGACCTAACCCATTAACAAAATTTCCATTAGCACAATATGATCGTTTGTGTTTTCTAAAAAACATCATTAAAAATCCTAATATTATAGTTGGTGATTATACGTATTATGACGATTTCGACTCCGTTGAAAATTTTGAGAAAAATGTAAAATACCATTTCGATTTTATAGATGATAAATTAATTATTGGAAAATTTTGTATGATTGCTTCCGATGTTAAATTTATAATGAATGGGGCGAATCATTTAACAGATGCAGTATCTACTTATCCATTCGGGATTTTCGGTAATGGTTGGGAGAAAGCAATGGAAGGTAGAAAATATCCTTCAAAAGGAAATATAGAAATCGGTAATGATGTTTGGATAGGGTATAATGCAACCATAATGGCTGGCGTAAAAGTAGGTGATGGTGCAATTATAGCTACCAATTCAACTGTTGTTAAAAATGTGCCACCGTATGCTATTGTTGGTGGTAATCCTGCTAAAATTATTAAAATGAGATTTCCGGATGACCATATTTTGAAATTACTTAATGTAAAATGGTGGAATTGGGATATAGATAAAATCACAAAAAATCTTCATCTGCTAACTGCACAAAAAATAGATGAGCTACTATAA
- a CDS encoding GNAT family N-acetyltransferase, protein MIQLKPLQKADVDYFYNWINDEEVTRYSLSIFSKISSKSEINKWYTSVLNSSFEIVYGIYLENTSELIGYTGFSNISRQNNSAEYFLFIGNKKFWGQGIGTRVTEEILEIGFFGHKFNRIMLTVSEPNIGALKAYSKAGFIKEGRLRKACFRQGEYHDKIIMSILVNEFQSKSTSL, encoded by the coding sequence ATGATACAACTAAAACCCCTTCAAAAAGCTGACGTAGATTATTTTTATAATTGGATAAATGATGAAGAAGTGACAAGGTATTCTTTGTCAATCTTTTCTAAAATTAGTTCTAAATCTGAAATTAATAAATGGTATACTTCTGTTTTAAATAGTTCTTTTGAAATTGTTTACGGCATATATTTAGAAAATACCTCTGAATTAATAGGGTATACAGGCTTTAGTAATATTTCTAGACAAAACAACTCAGCAGAATATTTTCTTTTTATTGGTAATAAAAAATTCTGGGGGCAAGGAATAGGAACAAGAGTAACTGAAGAAATACTAGAAATAGGTTTCTTTGGGCATAAGTTTAATAGAATAATGTTAACTGTTTCAGAACCGAATATTGGAGCACTAAAAGCTTATTCAAAAGCAGGCTTTATAAAAGAAGGTCGGTTAAGAAAAGCTTGTTTTAGACAAGGTGAGTATCATGATAAAATAATTATGTCTATTTTAGTAAACGAATTTCAATCAAAATCAACCTCTTTATGA
- the nudC gene encoding NAD(+) diphosphatase — protein MSFEKRVDLRQDLDFRNEVLKSKQTKVYPIWRNCNLIIEVDGKSKPFEVTLTDKLIENADQIIFLGIRNSINIIGIDFSSLEKDNLKELLPEGEFLNMLEERSLLTISEAPLMAYTRGLMHWNKNSKFCGKCGGLTISEDFGHTRKCSNEACNKIHYPRLEPAIIVLVERINKEGVKECLLGRHVRIPGFWTTLAGFVDFGEQIEEAVSREILEEVGIEVNNIQYIKSQPWPFPSSLMLGFTANATTNNITIDPLELVEADWFTAKELSMGIRDSTIVIPGKASIAYQLISNWIAKEGFDLDYNI, from the coding sequence ATGTCTTTTGAGAAGCGAGTAGATTTACGTCAAGATCTTGATTTTAGAAATGAAGTACTGAAAAGTAAACAAACAAAAGTTTATCCTATATGGAGGAATTGTAATTTAATAATTGAAGTTGATGGCAAATCAAAACCATTTGAAGTTACATTAACTGATAAATTGATTGAGAATGCTGATCAAATAATTTTTTTAGGAATAAGAAATTCAATTAATATAATTGGTATAGACTTCTCATCTTTAGAAAAAGATAATCTTAAAGAGTTACTTCCTGAAGGTGAATTCCTAAATATGCTAGAAGAAAGAAGTCTCCTAACAATTTCAGAAGCACCATTAATGGCCTATACAAGAGGTTTAATGCATTGGAATAAAAATTCTAAATTTTGTGGTAAATGTGGAGGCCTCACAATATCAGAAGATTTTGGACATACTCGAAAATGTAGTAATGAAGCTTGTAATAAAATCCATTATCCTAGACTAGAACCCGCAATTATTGTTTTAGTTGAAAGAATAAATAAAGAGGGAGTAAAAGAATGCCTTTTAGGTAGACATGTCAGAATTCCTGGTTTTTGGACTACACTTGCAGGTTTTGTTGATTTTGGAGAACAGATAGAAGAAGCTGTATCAAGAGAAATACTTGAAGAAGTAGGTATAGAAGTAAATAATATCCAATATATTAAATCTCAGCCATGGCCTTTTCCTTCTTCGTTAATGCTAGGTTTTACAGCTAATGCAACAACAAACAACATTACCATTGACCCTCTAGAATTAGTTGAAGCAGATTGGTTTACTGCAAAAGAGCTTTCAATGGGCATTAGAGATAGCACTATTGTAATACCTGGTAAAGCATCTATTGCTTATCAGTTAATTTCTAATTGGATAGCTAAAGAAGGGTTTGACTTAGATTATAACATCTAA
- a CDS encoding PKD domain-containing protein, translated as MKQQIENKFWLFTKLIGVLMSLSVATLWSCSTEEVESIISLPPQANFESAVDAENTLLVNFTNSSTGAVGYAWDFGDGIGISVEENASYTYEEAGDYSVKLIATNAAGVTNEVTKSISVVAPGTETLIAGKGSKTWKLYRECYSMLIGSSDKNKGEWVALINDGARDCLYQQEWIFKSNGTVEFKDNGYFWGEHGPFGTSAGDNLLDQCFTPSPSTMKNVDNEDVSAWGSGSHKYTYDAVEGKLVLEGNGAWMVVPKLLGGEGDEWETMAPFDGAQITPTSTIIEEHEGYDLMRVVFNGPTYNEAVYVSYDNWDDEPEINIATEESTSECMIDNVVNSDPCNEVGDKDVNEEAIDWEDIVLTELSNTFIAEDDDNVKGLTTANSSGVIITPASVGPNDELVGMYERTESEWADAQFYFDEKDASFENFTTVSVEVYFPSTNDYSGALAKKVEIFIRDSSEDGGNSWKYGETYAMEDIAEGEWVTVKFDLTDCNKSRNDLDLVGLVIGGGGHLETGTFYIKNFKFE; from the coding sequence ATGAAACAGCAAATTGAAAACAAGTTTTGGTTATTCACAAAACTTATCGGAGTTCTTATGTCTTTATCCGTGGCAACACTTTGGTCTTGTAGTACAGAAGAAGTAGAAAGTATAATTTCTTTACCACCACAAGCTAACTTTGAATCAGCAGTAGATGCAGAAAATACATTGTTAGTGAATTTTACAAATTCATCTACTGGTGCAGTAGGATATGCATGGGATTTTGGTGATGGAATAGGAATAAGTGTAGAAGAAAATGCTTCTTATACATACGAAGAAGCTGGCGATTATTCAGTAAAATTAATTGCAACAAATGCGGCTGGTGTTACTAATGAAGTAACTAAATCTATTTCAGTTGTTGCTCCTGGTACTGAAACTTTAATTGCAGGAAAAGGGTCTAAAACATGGAAGTTGTATAGAGAATGCTACTCAATGTTAATTGGAAGTAGTGATAAAAATAAAGGAGAATGGGTTGCCTTAATTAATGATGGAGCTAGAGATTGTTTATATCAACAAGAATGGATATTCAAATCAAATGGAACAGTTGAATTTAAAGATAATGGATATTTTTGGGGTGAACATGGCCCATTTGGAACATCTGCAGGAGACAACCTTTTAGATCAATGCTTTACACCTAGCCCATCAACAATGAAAAATGTTGATAATGAAGATGTTAGTGCTTGGGGCTCGGGAAGTCATAAGTATACATATGATGCAGTTGAGGGTAAATTGGTATTAGAAGGTAATGGAGCATGGATGGTTGTTCCTAAGTTATTAGGTGGTGAAGGTGACGAATGGGAAACTATGGCTCCTTTTGATGGAGCACAAATCACTCCTACATCTACTATTATTGAAGAACATGAAGGATATGATCTTATGAGAGTAGTATTTAATGGACCAACTTATAATGAAGCAGTATACGTAAGTTATGATAATTGGGATGATGAACCAGAAATCAATATTGCAACTGAAGAAAGTACTTCAGAATGTATGATTGATAATGTTGTTAACAGTGATCCTTGTAATGAAGTTGGAGATAAAGATGTAAATGAAGAAGCTATTGATTGGGAAGATATTGTATTAACAGAGCTTTCAAACACATTCATAGCAGAAGATGATGATAATGTTAAAGGTTTAACTACTGCTAATTCATCGGGTGTTATAATTACTCCTGCATCAGTAGGACCTAATGATGAATTAGTGGGTATGTACGAGCGTACTGAGTCTGAATGGGCAGATGCTCAATTCTATTTTGACGAAAAGGATGCTAGTTTCGAAAACTTTACTACGGTATCAGTAGAAGTATATTTCCCTTCAACTAATGATTATTCAGGAGCTCTTGCGAAAAAAGTAGAAATATTTATCAGAGATTCAAGTGAAGATGGAGGAAATTCTTGGAAATATGGTGAAACATATGCTATGGAAGATATTGCTGAAGGAGAGTGGGTTACTGTGAAATTTGATTTGACTGATTGTAATAAATCTCGTAATGATTTAGACTTAGTAGGTCTAGTAATTGGTGGCGGTGGTCACCTTGAAACAGGTACTTTCTACATCAAGAACTTCAAGTTTGAGTAA
- a CDS encoding RagB/SusD family nutrient uptake outer membrane protein: MIKINKKLTVVGALCLSMLSGCGEKFLTQENLTEVSTDTYYKNSGEIFEALTGVYNALPTEGGRDNPTLVANVMSDDCFGGGGPDDPDVQAMDNFQNNVENKYAELWGNSYKGIFRVNTIIANFDNSVFEDEEVKNQLLGEAHFLRAFYYLRLAQFFGEAPLILKPEPTDNPKASADELFGQIALDFKMAIDVMPANKYSSDMNGRATKWSAEGMMARAFLFYTGKYNKSSIVLSDGSTLTKDQVKTWIDDCIKNSGHDLIDDFRNIWPYSYANEDYAYAKDNNLSWVDDASGNEEVLFSIKYSILGANDGNGSLSYSNQLVLYTAMRGQDGLLPFGMGWGWGPANADLWNSYEDGDLRKEGSIISVENPTEGISEDYVWGQWDCFHETGYWNKKYTPIVVNTLDPDGNTIVKGMFYDLYGSPDDFQTWNIQDEMLLRFSDVLLMAAELGVNANENFNRVRARAGLGTKDPSLENIKAERRHELAFEGLRYFDLQRWGDAETAINKSNGTIVKTRNIDTPYEVNYRPETNGFLPIPESEIRLSGGVLIQNPGW, from the coding sequence ATGATTAAGATAAATAAAAAACTGACTGTAGTAGGTGCTCTTTGTCTATCAATGTTAAGTGGCTGTGGAGAGAAATTCTTAACACAAGAAAACCTAACAGAAGTAAGTACAGATACTTATTATAAGAATTCTGGCGAAATATTTGAAGCATTAACAGGTGTATATAATGCTTTACCTACAGAGGGTGGAAGAGATAACCCTACATTAGTTGCTAATGTAATGTCGGATGATTGCTTTGGTGGTGGAGGTCCTGATGACCCCGATGTACAAGCAATGGATAATTTTCAAAATAATGTTGAAAACAAATATGCTGAGCTTTGGGGAAATTCTTACAAGGGTATTTTCAGAGTAAATACTATTATTGCCAACTTTGATAATTCAGTATTTGAAGATGAGGAAGTTAAAAATCAGTTGTTAGGTGAAGCTCATTTCTTAAGAGCATTTTATTACTTACGTTTAGCTCAATTCTTCGGAGAAGCCCCATTAATATTAAAACCTGAACCAACAGATAATCCTAAAGCATCTGCTGATGAATTATTTGGACAAATAGCGCTTGATTTTAAGATGGCAATTGATGTAATGCCTGCAAACAAGTATTCATCAGATATGAATGGCAGAGCTACAAAATGGTCTGCTGAAGGAATGATGGCAAGAGCATTTTTATTCTACACTGGTAAATACAACAAATCAAGTATTGTATTATCAGACGGTAGTACTCTGACTAAAGATCAAGTTAAAACTTGGATTGATGACTGCATAAAAAACAGTGGTCATGATTTAATCGATGATTTTAGAAATATCTGGCCATACTCTTATGCAAATGAGGATTATGCATACGCTAAAGATAACAACTTATCTTGGGTTGACGATGCAAGTGGAAATGAGGAAGTATTGTTCTCTATAAAATATTCAATTCTTGGAGCAAATGATGGAAATGGTTCTTTAAGTTATTCTAATCAATTGGTTCTGTATACTGCAATGAGAGGTCAAGATGGTCTTTTACCATTCGGAATGGGATGGGGATGGGGTCCTGCAAATGCTGATTTGTGGAATTCATACGAAGATGGAGATTTAAGAAAAGAAGGATCTATAATATCAGTAGAAAACCCAACAGAAGGAATAAGTGAGGACTATGTATGGGGGCAATGGGATTGTTTCCATGAAACAGGATATTGGAATAAAAAATATACGCCAATTGTTGTAAACACATTAGATCCTGACGGAAACACAATTGTGAAAGGAATGTTCTATGATCTTTATGGATCACCTGATGATTTCCAAACATGGAATATTCAAGATGAAATGCTTTTGAGGTTCTCTGACGTATTGTTAATGGCAGCGGAGTTAGGTGTAAATGCAAACGAAAACTTTAACAGAGTTAGAGCACGAGCAGGTTTAGGTACAAAAGATCCAAGTTTAGAAAATATCAAAGCTGAAAGAAGACATGAACTGGCCTTCGAAGGTTTAAGATATTTTGATCTTCAACGTTGGGGAGATGCTGAAACTGCAATTAATAAATCTAATGGAACTATTGTAAAAACAAGAAATATAGATACTCCATATGAGGTAAACTATAGACCTGAAACTAATGGTTTCTTACCGATACCGGAATCTGAAATACGTTTATCGGGTGGTGTATTAATACAAAATCCAGGTTGGTAA
- a CDS encoding SusC/RagA family TonB-linked outer membrane protein, which produces MKYFQLKGNIKLLMFLLSLVCSLPMYAQSRVITGRVLDGADQSPIPGVNVLVKGTTIGTVTDFDGNYKLSTDETVTELVFTYVGYKDLVQSVGLSDVVDISLEPDLEQLEEVVVVGYGVEKKKLNTGATLNVKGEDLQKLNTATAMDGLQGITPGVNITKSNGSPGAGTKVVIRGTGTIGNSNPLYIVDGTAVGDIDYLSPADIETIDVLKDAASSAIYGSRAANGVILVTTKKGTKGPKPTISYDMYYGVQQVAKAPDLLNAQEYIMIMNEKNANGGNAPIDWSKQVTNFNDYALGINKGTNWFEETYNKNAPVQNHSINMTGGSAESTYSIGFNYFDQEGIIGKQINSSFTRVNVRMNTDHVLIKNNVDRNILKFGQTLNYTNSSKPNIASGNRYYNDLHNMLVASPLLPMYAPDRTHKAYPYHDPQIFDQGANPIAIMEAERKDIENKNHQVVGSAYFEVEPIENLKIKSQFGINASYGSSRTYVPSYNYGIHNQRALDGVKQTMYSNSQWTWTNTATYSKKLGKHNLTGLLGQEMIKQTEELKLEGENYNTIFQDPKFGYLSNAVNTKGSADGIIKGGDSYGWGLMSYFGRVSYNYNETFMLTAVLRADGSSNFLADNRWGYFPSFSAGYILTSHDFMESVPQVSYFKIRGGWGQNGNQDIRRYQYAATIGFENNGYPFNDPTQNQPGGVPVRIPNPNVTWETSEQANIGFDANLFDDKLQITADIYQKNTKDWLVIPPAPAYYGTTNSFQNGGEIVNKGYEISISWNERKENFSYGATFSFAHNTNEVIDIRNEEKLLSGPANVLSNGTEPMFRAEVGYPLGYFYGFETAGVLQNAEEAAAYVGPNGDPYFNNQQAGDVRFVDQNNDGKIDADDRTMIGNPIPSYTLGLQLNAEYKGIYTSIVFTSQLGHQVIRSWRSFSDQPKQNYTTDVFERWQGEGTSTTKPRLAEAGHQNEWVSDLYVEDADFLRVSNITLGYNFSRLAKSPNSPLKNLRVYYTGLNLFTFTQYSGMDPEIGYSPEDQNGDTFSSGIDVGLYPASKTHMLGLSFKF; this is translated from the coding sequence ATGAAGTATTTTCAATTAAAAGGAAATATTAAATTATTAATGTTTCTTTTGTCCCTGGTGTGCTCATTACCAATGTATGCACAAAGTAGGGTCATTACAGGACGAGTTCTTGATGGAGCAGATCAGTCTCCAATACCAGGTGTAAACGTATTGGTTAAAGGAACAACAATTGGTACAGTCACTGATTTTGATGGTAATTACAAACTATCAACAGATGAAACTGTAACGGAATTGGTCTTTACATATGTAGGGTATAAAGATTTAGTTCAGTCAGTAGGCTTGTCAGATGTTGTTGATATCTCTCTAGAACCAGATTTAGAGCAACTAGAAGAAGTTGTTGTTGTTGGTTATGGTGTTGAAAAGAAGAAGTTAAACACAGGTGCCACTTTAAATGTTAAAGGGGAAGATCTACAGAAACTAAATACAGCAACTGCAATGGATGGTCTCCAAGGTATTACACCTGGAGTTAATATTACAAAAAGTAATGGCTCACCTGGAGCGGGTACTAAGGTCGTTATTAGAGGTACAGGTACTATTGGTAATTCTAATCCTCTTTATATTGTAGATGGTACTGCAGTAGGAGATATAGATTATTTATCTCCAGCAGATATTGAAACAATTGATGTTTTAAAAGATGCTGCATCTTCTGCTATTTATGGTTCTCGTGCTGCTAACGGTGTAATTTTAGTAACAACAAAAAAAGGGACAAAAGGGCCTAAACCAACAATATCTTATGATATGTATTATGGTGTACAGCAAGTTGCAAAAGCACCAGATCTTTTGAATGCTCAAGAGTATATCATGATAATGAATGAGAAAAATGCAAACGGAGGAAATGCACCAATTGATTGGTCGAAACAAGTTACAAACTTTAATGACTATGCATTAGGTATAAATAAAGGAACTAACTGGTTTGAAGAAACTTATAATAAAAATGCACCCGTTCAAAACCATTCTATTAATATGACAGGTGGTAGTGCAGAATCAACATATTCAATTGGTTTTAACTACTTTGATCAGGAAGGGATTATTGGTAAACAAATTAATTCATCTTTCACTAGAGTAAATGTTAGAATGAATACTGATCATGTACTAATTAAAAATAATGTTGACAGAAATATTTTAAAATTTGGTCAAACGTTGAATTATACAAATTCATCTAAGCCAAATATTGCATCTGGAAACCGTTATTATAATGATTTACATAATATGTTAGTAGCAAGTCCATTGTTACCAATGTATGCTCCAGATAGAACGCATAAAGCATATCCTTATCATGACCCTCAGATATTTGATCAAGGGGCAAATCCAATTGCTATAATGGAAGCTGAGCGTAAAGATATTGAGAATAAAAATCACCAGGTTGTAGGTAGTGCTTATTTTGAAGTAGAACCAATCGAAAACTTGAAAATTAAATCTCAATTTGGAATAAATGCATCTTATGGTTCATCTCGTACTTATGTACCTTCATATAATTATGGAATACATAATCAAAGAGCTTTAGATGGAGTTAAGCAAACAATGTATTCTAATAGCCAATGGACATGGACGAATACTGCTACTTATTCTAAAAAATTAGGTAAACACAATTTGACTGGTTTATTAGGTCAGGAAATGATCAAGCAAACTGAGGAACTTAAGTTAGAAGGAGAGAACTATAATACAATCTTTCAAGATCCTAAATTTGGTTATTTATCAAATGCTGTAAATACAAAGGGTTCTGCTGATGGAATCATCAAAGGTGGAGATTCATATGGATGGGGATTAATGTCTTACTTTGGTAGAGTATCATATAATTACAATGAAACATTCATGTTAACCGCTGTATTAAGAGCAGATGGATCATCAAATTTCTTAGCAGATAATCGTTGGGGTTACTTCCCTTCATTTTCAGCTGGTTATATCTTAACTTCACATGACTTTATGGAGTCTGTACCTCAAGTAAGTTATTTTAAAATTAGAGGGGGATGGGGACAAAATGGTAACCAAGATATAAGAAGATATCAATACGCAGCTACAATTGGTTTTGAAAATAATGGATACCCTTTCAATGATCCTACGCAAAATCAACCTGGTGGAGTTCCAGTAAGAATTCCTAACCCTAATGTAACATGGGAGACTTCTGAACAAGCAAATATTGGTTTTGATGCTAATTTATTTGATGACAAACTTCAAATTACTGCAGATATTTACCAAAAAAACACGAAAGATTGGTTAGTGATTCCTCCAGCACCAGCATATTATGGTACTACAAACTCATTCCAAAATGGTGGTGAGATTGTAAATAAGGGATATGAAATCTCTATTAGCTGGAATGAAAGAAAAGAGAACTTCTCTTATGGAGCTACTTTCTCTTTTGCTCATAATACTAATGAAGTTATTGATATCAGAAATGAAGAAAAACTTTTAAGTGGTCCTGCAAATGTTTTATCAAATGGTACAGAACCAATGTTTAGAGCAGAAGTTGGATATCCACTAGGTTATTTCTATGGCTTTGAAACAGCAGGTGTTTTACAAAATGCTGAGGAAGCTGCTGCTTATGTTGGTCCAAATGGAGATCCATACTTTAACAACCAACAAGCAGGAGATGTTCGTTTCGTAGACCAAAATAATGATGGTAAAATTGACGCTGATGATAGAACAATGATCGGTAACCCGATCCCTTCTTATACATTAGGTTTACAATTAAATGCCGAATACAAAGGAATATATACAAGTATTGTATTTACATCTCAATTAGGTCATCAAGTAATTCGTTCATGGAGATCTTTCTCGGATCAACCAAAACAAAACTACACAACTGATGTCTTCGAAAGATGGCAAGGTGAAGGTACTTCAACTACTAAACCAAGATTAGCTGAAGCGGGCCACCAAAATGAATGGGTATCTGATTTATATGTTGAAGATGCAGACTTCTTAAGAGTAAGTAATATAACTCTAGGGTATAACTTTAGTCGTTTAGCTAAATCACCAAATTCCCCATTAAAGAATTTAAGAGTGTATTACACAGGCTTAAACCTCTTTACATTCACTCAATACTCAGGAATGGATCCAGAGATTGGATACTCTCCTGAAGATCAGAATGGAGATACTTTCTCATCAGGTATTGATGTAGGTTTATACCCAGCTTCGAAAACACATATGTTAGGGTTAAGTTTTAAATTCTAA
- the bglX gene encoding beta-glucosidase BglX, protein MNLLKKSFALFVMLMFHNALFAQNSVDQRVEEIMSKMTLDQKIGQMIQITSTSGDEVPDWVRDAIKEGRVGSILNAGTPTAIEQLQHLAIKEGPNKIPLIIGRDVIHGYKTIFPIPLGQAASWNKELVEKGANIAGIEAYEEGINWTFAPMIDVSRDPRWGRIAESLGEDPYLTSVLGAAMVKGFQGDQLSDEEGRIAACAKHFVGYGATENGKDYNAVSIPDYHLWNVYLPPFKAAVDAGVGTFMTAFNDINGVPASANTFLLKDVLRDDWGFEGFVVSDWESMSQMMNQGYSEDLKDVARQSANARLDMEMVSASYQKHLKELIEEGEVDVEIVNTAVRNILRSKVQLGLFDKKYKGVPKKSTILSDTHKADAKAMAIESVVMLKNNELLPLKEAQKIAVIGPLANAPAEQIGTWSLDAVIEDVITPLTSLKEMYGDKILYAEGLKNSRDMDTSSIKEAVDVAKQSDVVLMFVGEDAILSGEGHSRAFITLPGAQETLIEEVAATGKKVVMVVMAGRPLTFDHIENKVDAILYAWHPGTMGGPALADLISGKVSPTGKLPVTFPRTVGQVPLYYAYLESGRPANPDMLGIPTGTPLDPVGLSNNYLDVSITPAYAFGFGLTYSDFIISKPKLSSAEITATETITLEVSVKNSGSVDAAEVVQLYIKDHVASTMRPKKELKGFEKVTLNAGEEKVVTFTIGADQLSFLDRNGKTLLESGKFTAYVGNSSDNLHEVSFTLKNLK, encoded by the coding sequence ATGAACTTATTAAAAAAATCATTTGCATTGTTTGTGATGCTTATGTTTCATAATGCACTATTTGCTCAAAATTCTGTTGATCAAAGAGTTGAAGAGATAATGTCTAAAATGACATTAGACCAAAAGATTGGTCAAATGATTCAAATAACATCAACTTCTGGTGACGAAGTACCGGATTGGGTACGAGATGCAATAAAGGAAGGAAGAGTAGGCTCTATTTTAAATGCAGGTACTCCAACAGCTATAGAGCAACTTCAGCATTTAGCAATCAAAGAAGGGCCAAATAAAATTCCTTTAATTATTGGTCGTGATGTTATTCATGGTTATAAAACAATATTTCCTATTCCACTTGGTCAAGCAGCTTCTTGGAATAAAGAACTAGTTGAAAAAGGTGCTAATATTGCAGGAATAGAAGCTTACGAAGAAGGAATTAATTGGACTTTTGCTCCAATGATAGATGTGAGTAGAGATCCTAGGTGGGGTAGAATAGCAGAATCTTTAGGTGAAGATCCTTATTTGACTTCTGTTTTAGGAGCTGCAATGGTAAAAGGGTTTCAAGGAGATCAATTAAGTGATGAAGAAGGTAGAATTGCAGCCTGTGCAAAACATTTTGTAGGTTATGGCGCAACTGAAAATGGAAAAGATTATAATGCTGTTTCTATTCCAGATTATCATTTATGGAATGTTTATTTACCTCCTTTTAAAGCTGCTGTAGATGCAGGTGTAGGTACTTTTATGACAGCATTTAATGATATTAATGGTGTTCCAGCATCAGCAAATACCTTTTTATTAAAAGATGTACTGAGAGACGATTGGGGTTTTGAAGGTTTTGTAGTAAGTGATTGGGAATCAATGTCTCAAATGATGAATCAAGGCTATAGTGAAGATTTAAAAGATGTTGCACGTCAAAGTGCAAATGCTCGTCTTGACATGGAAATGGTAAGTGCTTCATATCAAAAGCATTTAAAAGAATTAATTGAAGAAGGTGAAGTTGATGTTGAAATTGTAAACACTGCTGTACGAAACATTTTACGTTCAAAAGTACAATTAGGTCTCTTTGATAAAAAATATAAAGGGGTTCCAAAAAAGTCAACAATATTAAGCGATACACATAAAGCAGATGCAAAAGCTATGGCAATAGAATCTGTGGTGATGCTAAAGAACAATGAGTTACTTCCATTAAAAGAGGCTCAGAAAATTGCAGTGATTGGACCACTTGCAAATGCACCGGCAGAACAAATTGGTACGTGGTCATTAGATGCTGTTATAGAAGATGTTATTACTCCTCTTACTTCTTTAAAAGAAATGTATGGAGATAAAATTCTTTATGCAGAAGGTTTAAAGAATTCACGTGATATGGATACTTCTTCTATTAAAGAAGCTGTAGATGTTGCAAAACAATCAGATGTAGTTTTAATGTTTGTAGGTGAAGATGCCATTTTATCAGGAGAAGGACACAGTAGAGCATTTATAACTTTACCTGGAGCTCAAGAAACTTTAATTGAAGAGGTTGCAGCTACAGGTAAAAAAGTAGTAATGGTAGTTATGGCAGGAAGACCACTTACTTTTGATCATATCGAAAATAAAGTAGATGCAATTCTTTATGCATGGCACCCAGGTACAATGGGAGGACCTGCTTTAGCAGATTTAATTTCTGGTAAAGTATCTCCAACTGGAAAATTACCAGTTACGTTCCCAAGAACAGTGGGACAAGTTCCTTTATATTATGCTTATTTAGAATCAGGAAGACCAGCAAATCCAGATATGTTGGGAATACCAACTGGTACACCATTAGACCCTGTAGGTCTATCAAATAATTACTTGGATGTATCTATTACTCCTGCATATGCATTTGGATTTGGTTTAACATACTCAGATTTCATTATTTCAAAACCAAAGTTATCTTCAGCGGAAATTACTGCTACAGAAACAATTACATTAGAGGTGTCAGTTAAGAATTCAGGTTCTGTTGATGCTGCAGAAGTTGTGCAATTATATATTAAAGACCATGTTGCTTCTACAATGCGCCCAAAGAAAGAATTAAAAGGGTTTGAAAAAGTTACTTTAAATGCCGGAGAAGAAAAGGTAGTTACTTTTACAATAGGAGCTGATCAATTATCTTTTTTAGATAGAAATGGTAAAACTTTATTAGAGTCAGGAAAGTTTACAGCATATGTAGGTAATTCATCTGATAATCTTCACGAAGTATCATTTACATTAAAAAACTTGAAATAG